DNA from Sulfodiicoccus acidiphilus:
AGGGAAGGCATGACCTCTGCAGCTCCACTAATTTTCACTAGTTTGGCTTTAATCCCCTTCCGCTTCAGATAGTCCGTAGCTATGTTCACGTACTTGGTGGCTATCCTTATCTCTCTGTCAATTTTAGTAGGATCCTCGATGTTCCAACTGATCGGGAGGGCAAGGACCAGCTTGGCCCTACCGAAATCGAGCCTGACTAGTTCCTCCACCTCGGCTCCAGACTCTACTACATAGTCTAGACCGGTCATTCCGAGTTCCGCGGCCCCAGCCTCCACGATGTTTGGAATGTCTTCGGTGCGAACCATGACTAATTGGACTCCGTCCCAGCTAGTGGGTAAGATAAGTGCTCGGTCGTCAGACGCGAGCGGCCTTATACCTACAGCATAGAGGAGATCCAGGACTGGCCTCTGCAGTCTACCCTTATTTGGAACGGCTATCTTCAAGGATACCACCTAGGGAAGTCACGAGAATGCGG
Protein-coding regions in this window:
- the hisG gene encoding ATP phosphoribosyltransferase; this translates as MKIAVPNKGRLQRPVLDLLYAVGIRPLASDDRALILPTSWDGVQLVMVRTEDIPNIVEAGAAELGMTGLDYVVESGAEVEELVRLDFGRAKLVLALPISWNIEDPTKIDREIRIATKYVNIATDYLKRKGIKAKLVKISGAAEVMPSLNAADGIIDVTNTGTTLRLHGLNPVDDVMETYAVVIGNKNWMKSDEADKVNMVLTMIKGTITARGKKLILMNVPNDDLDKVLASLPAMLAPAITRLSRGDVWEVITVVDERDLPEVVATLRGKGAKDILIVDIEKVIR